A single window of Sporosarcina sp. Marseille-Q4943 DNA harbors:
- a CDS encoding MFS transporter, which translates to MRTYNEKISIYHGMASTIVLNFSNNFFPIFAITMLSATNYQVGLISSLPPLMALIMTIPAAILLNRSQAQKKLVALSVLLARLMFLFIISIVYLPSPSMHAWIFLVVIAIMSLPNTVANIGWQTFISDLVEESRRGAFFSDRNRLLTIVGLISTLIIGILMKDASASVTAYQLLFGFAFCFGMLEVYLLMKHEEEPVKNDGSSVKKKTMDWSIFKHRNYVSFLIAALLFNFAWQMAWGIFNIYHVRYVGVTIFWVSMFAAGNMLAQFLSFPLWKKWAEKRSNTLVFVWAAVGMATTPFLTVLSTNLYYIAIVQTSSGFFLAGVVLLLFNLLLEQSPDHVRTYCITTYNVLLSVIAFAAPQIGIWLLEQWGVEIAMYMNSALRFLSAGLFLIVYLKFTRKSKLVI; encoded by the coding sequence ATGCGAACATATAATGAGAAGATCAGCATTTACCACGGGATGGCATCGACCATCGTACTAAATTTTTCAAACAACTTTTTCCCGATTTTCGCAATAACTATGCTTAGCGCGACCAATTACCAAGTCGGCTTGATCAGTTCGCTGCCGCCACTAATGGCACTGATTATGACGATACCTGCTGCAATTTTATTGAATAGATCACAAGCACAGAAAAAGCTCGTGGCGCTTTCGGTCTTACTGGCAAGGCTCATGTTCCTATTCATTATCAGTATCGTCTACTTGCCTTCCCCATCGATGCATGCATGGATCTTTTTAGTCGTTATTGCTATTATGAGTTTGCCGAATACAGTTGCCAATATTGGATGGCAAACTTTCATTAGCGATCTCGTAGAGGAATCAAGGCGCGGTGCATTTTTCAGTGACCGGAACAGATTGTTGACGATTGTAGGGCTAATCTCAACTCTTATAATAGGGATTTTAATGAAGGATGCATCCGCTAGCGTGACAGCCTACCAATTATTGTTTGGGTTCGCTTTTTGTTTCGGCATGCTCGAAGTATACTTATTAATGAAGCATGAAGAAGAGCCAGTAAAAAATGATGGATCTTCAGTGAAGAAGAAAACGATGGATTGGTCAATTTTCAAGCATAGAAATTACGTCTCTTTCCTCATTGCTGCGCTTTTATTTAATTTTGCCTGGCAGATGGCGTGGGGAATTTTCAATATTTATCATGTCCGATATGTCGGTGTGACTATTTTCTGGGTCAGTATGTTCGCTGCCGGGAACATGCTGGCGCAATTCCTCTCCTTCCCCCTTTGGAAGAAATGGGCGGAAAAAAGGTCGAACACATTGGTATTTGTATGGGCTGCGGTCGGGATGGCGACGACTCCGTTTCTAACGGTCCTTTCGACAAATTTGTATTATATCGCAATTGTCCAGACTTCATCGGGATTTTTCCTGGCAGGCGTCGTGTTATTGCTATTCAACTTGCTGTTGGAACAGTCTCCTGATCATGTGAGGACATATTGCATAACAACCTATAATGTTTTGTTGTCGGTCATCGCCTTTGCAGCGCCTCAAATCGGCATCTGGCTGCTTGAGCAGTGGGGTGTTGAAATTGCTATGTACATGAATTCTGCGCTGCGATTTTTGAGTGCTGGATTGTTTCTTATCGTCTATCTCAAATTCACTAGAAAATCCAAATTGGTCATTTAG
- a CDS encoding OsmC family protein: protein MAEHRFYLKADWPGLRNDIGTIETLNLKTEVSIPTEMEGPGIGTNPDEMLLGAAATCYIITLAAMMERSGVEKKSLTMQSIGVVDFTNGVVTYKKIIHKPEIVLAEGMADKRNVVERLALKAETSCMISRALQGNVEVKVEPSIK, encoded by the coding sequence ATGGCAGAACATCGTTTTTATCTTAAGGCGGACTGGCCAGGATTACGCAATGATATTGGGACAATCGAAACTTTGAACTTGAAGACGGAAGTATCCATCCCTACGGAAATGGAAGGGCCAGGCATTGGGACGAATCCTGATGAAATGCTGCTCGGCGCAGCTGCAACATGTTATATCATCACGCTTGCCGCGATGATGGAAAGAAGCGGAGTGGAAAAGAAGAGCCTGACGATGCAGTCAATCGGCGTGGTGGACTTTACAAATGGCGTTGTTACATATAAAAAGATCATACATAAGCCGGAAATCGTTTTAGCCGAAGGTATGGCGGATAAGCGGAATGTTGTAGAGCGATTGGCGTTGAAAGCGGAAACCTCATGTATGATCAGCAGAGCGTTACAAGGGAATGTTGAAGTGAAAGTGGAACCGAGCATTAAATAA
- a CDS encoding GNAT family N-acetyltransferase gives MNKQDLLLLFDKELRKNLHTPGYRREVTEHVIRHVSLHGERGFIIDSRVNEENASEVIQEEMNYFNRLGVGFEWKVYSYDRPNDLKELLGQAGFTIEPQESLMVMDINDAHSLRHRKQQTYVNEIVDQKGIREMISLIDIIWEDSHEELGNRLWRDKQNDPDSLYLYGIYDDDRLVSAAWICFEKNSSFASLWGGSTLPEYRGKGFYTSLLSVRANKAKEKGYQFLTVDASPMSKPILEKHGFYCLAYSYGCQSPELSRNH, from the coding sequence TTGAACAAACAAGATTTGTTATTACTTTTCGACAAAGAACTTCGTAAAAATTTGCATACACCGGGTTATCGTCGTGAAGTAACAGAACACGTAATCCGACATGTCTCATTGCATGGGGAGAGGGGATTCATTATTGACTCCCGAGTAAATGAGGAGAATGCAAGTGAAGTTATCCAGGAAGAAATGAACTATTTCAATCGACTAGGTGTAGGGTTTGAATGGAAAGTGTATAGCTATGACAGGCCGAATGATTTGAAAGAGCTTCTCGGGCAGGCCGGATTCACTATTGAACCTCAAGAATCTCTTATGGTTATGGATATTAATGATGCGCATTCATTACGTCATCGGAAACAACAGACATATGTAAACGAAATAGTTGATCAGAAAGGAATCAGGGAGATGATATCGTTAATAGACATCATTTGGGAAGATTCTCATGAGGAGTTAGGGAACCGATTATGGAGAGACAAGCAGAATGACCCAGATTCTCTGTATCTGTATGGAATATATGATGATGATCGACTCGTCAGTGCGGCATGGATTTGTTTTGAGAAGAATTCTTCATTCGCAAGTTTATGGGGTGGTTCCACTTTACCGGAATATAGAGGCAAAGGATTTTATACATCACTGTTATCTGTACGAGCTAATAAAGCAAAAGAAAAGGGATATCAATTTCTAACTGTTGATGCAAGTCCGATGAGCAAGCCAATATTAGAGAAACATGGATTCTACTGCCTTGCCTACTCTTACGGCTGTCAATCACCGGAACTAAGCAGAAACCATTAA
- a CDS encoding YitT family protein: MFFIELKRILVVIFGSLLMAISLNFFLINANVYASGFAGASQLVSSILHDQLGISISTGILLFLFNIPVIILGWYKVGRGFTIYSIVSVVFTTIFLEVLPVLSLSNDIILNAVFGGVIAGVGVGISLKLGASTGGMDIVAMVLSRLQDKPIGTYFLLLNGIIIVLAGVLYEPENALYTMVALYVTTSVIDMIHTRHEKVTAMIITHKADEMQEAIHQKMVRGITIVPAKGAYSKEEKSMLYLVITRYELYDLEKIIDEVDPQAFTNIVQTVGIFGFFRREDELPERPTK, encoded by the coding sequence ATGTTTTTTATTGAACTAAAACGAATCTTAGTCGTCATATTCGGCTCTTTACTAATGGCGATTTCATTGAACTTTTTCTTGATTAATGCGAATGTATATGCAAGTGGATTTGCTGGGGCTTCACAATTAGTTTCGAGCATCTTGCACGATCAACTGGGCATCTCGATCAGCACCGGTATTCTACTGTTTCTATTCAACATTCCGGTAATCATTTTAGGGTGGTACAAGGTTGGAAGAGGATTTACAATTTACAGTATCGTTTCAGTTGTTTTTACGACAATTTTTCTTGAGGTTTTGCCCGTTTTATCCCTTTCCAATGATATTATCTTGAATGCTGTTTTCGGTGGAGTGATTGCAGGTGTAGGTGTCGGAATATCTTTGAAGCTCGGAGCATCGACAGGCGGAATGGATATTGTAGCGATGGTCTTGTCTCGACTGCAGGATAAACCGATTGGAACTTATTTTTTGTTGCTGAATGGAATTATCATTGTTCTTGCAGGCGTATTATATGAGCCTGAAAATGCGTTATATACGATGGTTGCGCTCTATGTGACAACTTCAGTCATCGACATGATTCATACCCGTCATGAGAAAGTGACGGCAATGATCATCACGCATAAGGCTGATGAGATGCAAGAGGCGATTCACCAGAAAATGGTTCGTGGCATCACAATAGTTCCTGCCAAAGGCGCTTATTCAAAAGAAGAGAAAAGCATGCTCTATTTGGTCATCACGAGGTATGAATTATATGACCTAGAGAAAATCATTGACGAAGTCGATCCACAAGCTTTCACAAATATCGTTCAAACGGTCGGTATTTTTGGTTTCTTCAGGAGGGAAGACGAGCTCCCAGAACGACCAACAAAATAA
- a CDS encoding CocE/NonD family hydrolase encodes MVFNVRETNRVVRTEFPRKIKEMNNIWIPMSDGTRLSARIWLPEDAVQNPVPAILEYIPYRKNDFTALRDSLRHPYFAGHGYASIRVDLRGSGDSEGILYDEYLKQEQDDALEVLTWISEQPWFTGGIGMIGKSWGGFNGLQVAARRHPSLKAIITLCSTDDRYADDVHYKGGAMLASDMLWWASTMLAYNARPADPEVVGEAWRDNWLERLEKTPPFVEEWVRHQHRDEYWKHGSVCENYEDIEIPVYAVGGWADGYTNAIPRLLEGLKGPRKGLIGPWAHEYPEMAVPGPQIGFLQECLRWWDHWLKGIDTGIMEEPMLRAWIQESVPPQTDYFVRPGHWVAEEQWPPSDLVTKRYYLDGSVLKTEITDANKIKVESVQQHGLHAGVFCPFGQPGDLPGDQRNENGYAVVFDSEPVEEPVHILGHPSFTVELSSDKPNALLSVRLNDVAPDGSSTRVTWGLLNLTHRDSHEFPEQLVPGEKYSITVELNAIGHKLKKGHRWQLAISPTYWPHAWPSPEEATLTVYPSEKTFLSLPIRESKAVDLELEPFKHPETAPVLEKDILRDANRTRAITHDVVSNVWTLDDFSDEGARKLHVNGVEYGSTNRNIYSVKEGEPLSAKVQCDWTLSLGRGEWQTSLETTSVMTADEENFYLMNKLIAYEGEEEVFNRTWETKVPREFV; translated from the coding sequence ATGGTTTTCAACGTTCGTGAGACGAATCGGGTTGTTCGGACAGAGTTTCCGAGAAAAATTAAGGAAATGAATAATATTTGGATTCCGATGTCGGACGGCACGCGTCTTTCCGCCCGTATTTGGCTGCCCGAAGATGCAGTCCAAAACCCTGTCCCGGCGATTCTTGAATATATCCCGTACAGGAAAAATGACTTTACTGCATTAAGGGATTCGCTTCGTCATCCCTATTTTGCTGGACATGGATATGCGAGCATTCGAGTTGATTTAAGGGGATCCGGCGATTCCGAAGGGATTTTGTATGACGAATATTTAAAGCAGGAACAGGACGACGCATTGGAAGTGCTCACTTGGATTTCCGAACAGCCATGGTTTACCGGAGGCATCGGCATGATCGGTAAATCATGGGGAGGTTTCAATGGTTTACAAGTGGCAGCGAGACGCCATCCATCATTAAAAGCGATCATCACACTTTGTTCAACAGATGACCGTTATGCCGATGACGTACACTATAAAGGGGGAGCGATGCTTGCTTCGGATATGCTATGGTGGGCTTCCACAATGCTTGCCTATAATGCGCGTCCAGCTGATCCCGAAGTGGTCGGGGAGGCATGGCGTGATAATTGGCTGGAACGGTTGGAAAAGACGCCTCCTTTCGTTGAGGAATGGGTCAGACATCAGCACCGCGATGAGTATTGGAAGCATGGTTCAGTCTGTGAGAATTACGAGGACATCGAAATTCCGGTATATGCGGTAGGTGGTTGGGCGGATGGCTATACGAACGCCATCCCTCGGTTATTGGAAGGTTTGAAAGGGCCGCGAAAAGGATTAATTGGTCCGTGGGCGCATGAATATCCGGAAATGGCAGTCCCGGGGCCGCAAATCGGGTTCCTTCAAGAGTGCTTGCGCTGGTGGGATCACTGGTTGAAAGGCATAGATACCGGCATTATGGAGGAACCGATGCTGAGAGCATGGATTCAAGAAAGTGTCCCTCCCCAAACCGATTATTTTGTTAGACCGGGCCATTGGGTGGCGGAGGAGCAGTGGCCTCCATCCGACCTCGTAACTAAACGTTACTATTTGGACGGTTCGGTATTAAAAACAGAAATTACTGATGCAAATAAAATCAAAGTGGAAAGTGTTCAACAGCACGGTCTCCATGCTGGTGTATTCTGTCCGTTCGGCCAACCGGGCGACTTGCCGGGAGACCAAAGGAACGAAAATGGCTACGCAGTCGTTTTTGACTCCGAACCAGTTGAGGAGCCTGTCCATATATTAGGGCACCCATCATTCACTGTCGAACTTTCATCCGACAAACCGAATGCTTTACTATCGGTACGGTTAAATGATGTTGCACCAGATGGTTCATCCACCCGTGTGACGTGGGGGCTGTTGAACCTAACGCATCGGGATAGCCATGAGTTTCCTGAGCAGCTAGTGCCAGGTGAAAAATACAGCATCACTGTCGAGTTGAATGCAATCGGCCACAAATTGAAGAAAGGGCATCGCTGGCAATTGGCCATATCACCTACGTATTGGCCACATGCTTGGCCATCTCCTGAAGAAGCGACCTTGACTGTCTATCCTTCAGAGAAGACATTTTTGTCGCTGCCTATCAGGGAATCGAAAGCGGTTGACCTGGAACTGGAGCCTTTTAAACATCCAGAGACGGCACCAGTTCTGGAAAAAGACATTTTACGTGATGCAAATAGGACACGCGCCATTACACATGATGTCGTGTCAAACGTGTGGACGCTCGATGACTTTTCGGATGAAGGTGCCAGAAAACTACATGTCAATGGTGTTGAATACGGGAGTACGAACCGCAATATTTATTCAGTCAAAGAAGGTGAGCCCTTATCCGCGAAAGTACAATGTGATTGGACGTTGTCGCTCGGTAGGGGTGAATGGCAGACAAGCCTTGAAACGACGAGTGTCATGACGGCCGATGAAGAGAACTTCTATTTGATGAACAAATTGATCGCGTATGAGGGGGAAGAGGAAGTTTTCAATCGGACATGGGAAACTAAAGTTCCGAGAGAGTTTGTATAA